The Bacillota bacterium genome has a window encoding:
- a CDS encoding NYN domain-containing protein has translation MLLIIDGYNLIRRVPLLARAESLSLEAGRSRLFEHLARYKAKTGHRILVVFDGAPGGESSRGIEARYHTPADNLIVARAGPGSLVVTSDREVASRAQAKGALACSSEEFGERLFPPPGVRPDEADHEDQERPKKGNPRRLGRKAREAARERERLRRILERGR, from the coding sequence ATGCTGCTGATCATCGACGGGTACAACCTCATCCGCCGGGTGCCCCTCCTAGCCAGGGCGGAGTCCCTTTCCCTGGAGGCAGGCCGCTCGCGGCTGTTCGAGCACCTGGCACGGTACAAGGCGAAGACCGGCCACAGGATCCTGGTGGTGTTTGACGGGGCCCCCGGGGGAGAGTCCTCAAGGGGCATCGAGGCCCGCTACCACACGCCGGCGGATAACCTCATCGTGGCCAGGGCAGGGCCCGGGTCACTGGTGGTGACATCCGACAGGGAGGTGGCCTCCAGGGCACAGGCCAAAGGGGCGTTGGCATGCAGCTCCGAGGAGTTTGGCGAGAGGCTCTTCCCACCACCGGGTGTGCGCCCCGATGAAGCGGACCACGAAGACCAGGAGAGGCCCAAGAAAGGCAACCCCAGGCGACTTGGCAGGAAGGCCAGGGAAGCAGCCAGGGAGAGAGAGCGGTTAAGGAGGATCCTGGAGAGAGGGAGGTAG
- the nrdR gene encoding transcriptional regulator NrdR — protein MKCPSCRGPESRVIDSRAVEGDYVIRRRRQCSGCLRRFTTYERAEAPPLVVVKKDGRREAYDRKKVLSGLMKACHKRPVPLERLESLVDSIEEELRGVPGGEVHAGDIGERVMASLKDIDGVAYVRFASVYRQFTDATSFIEEIKGLLPRKERVVRGEGVLQCQDGPGEALSEEGGRQGGGDP, from the coding sequence TTGAAGTGCCCTTCTTGCAGGGGGCCCGAAAGCAGGGTGATTGACTCCAGGGCTGTGGAAGGGGACTACGTCATCAGGCGCAGGCGCCAGTGTTCTGGTTGCCTGCGCCGTTTTACCACCTACGAACGGGCAGAGGCCCCTCCCCTGGTGGTGGTGAAGAAGGACGGCCGCCGTGAGGCATACGATCGAAAGAAGGTGCTGAGCGGGCTCATGAAGGCATGCCATAAGCGACCGGTACCCCTGGAGCGCCTGGAGTCACTGGTGGACTCCATAGAGGAGGAACTCAGAGGGGTTCCCGGCGGGGAGGTGCACGCTGGGGACATAGGAGAGAGGGTCATGGCCTCTCTCAAAGACATCGATGGGGTGGCTTACGTGCGTTTCGCCTCGGTTTACCGGCAGTTCACCGATGCCACATCATTCATCGAGGAGATCAAGGGGCTGCTGCCACGAAAGGAAAGGGTGGTTCGGGGTGAAGGTGTCCTCCAATGCCAGGACGGTCCTGGAGAAGCGTTATCTGAAGAAGGTGGACGGCAAGGTGGTGGAGACCCCTGA
- a CDS encoding ribonucleotide reductase N-terminal alpha domain-containing protein, with protein sequence MKVSSNARTVLEKRYLKKVDGKVVETPEDMLRRVSRNIAESELLYGASASDVEALSERFFEVMDELDFMPNSPTLMNAGRDLQQLSACFVLPIEDSMESIFESVKNMAVIQKSGGGTGFSFSRLRPKCDQVKSTGGVASGPISFLKVFNASTDAIKQGGTRRGANMGILRFDHPDIMEFITCKENNADITNFNISVGITEEFMRKAEADEEYDLINPRDGSVSGSLRAKEVFQKIVEGAWRNGEPGIVFMDRLNRDNPTPLLGDIESTNPCVTGDTLVSTDKGLLRAGSLRPGMRIITPEGPRPITRVINNGVQQVYRIRTTSGLELRVTGDHKFRVTGRGWVPASQLRAGDGLEVLAGTGSSSSSSLPPGVNVMGLRERNGFCLPLENCEEYGFMLGLVADGKHHSGQAHLAFGSDQRHLLERALAILKAWSVDCSTRQVGRTTVLTAPGSLGKVWKAFGAGSQGVPSAVLAAPRNVQQAFVEALFQYMGWRDGQGNLHLSGAPSFLSDLKTLLVVLGVRSSVSAFTREGLMVEGGVSLVERTCHMLVPGGDLGGLSEPEVWVDALESVDPDGEEEVFDVTEPETLTWVTNGIISLDCGEQPLLPYESCFAPETRILTEEGWERVEDAYQRQCSGQAVQVQTDQRLGEGEAPALKPATLVRVGEREVMRLELQNGLTLRATPDHRVLTERGWVPIEELTGEDQVIILSQACPAGIAGEPWSGDTGQGVPSAVMTGSQSQQAAYLRSLFQLRGSVSQHRGTVSLRTDSEEMARDIQLLLLGLGIDSSVKSHGTSRRRRHIQITLAGMQAFLSTVGFPDSRAGQVEAWLNSTQRRRSQKGKSRVRSVVNDGRTVVYDASEPVTHSLIAQGMVAHNCNLGSINLARMVDMPGEKPAVDYRKLGEIVSLAVRFLDDVIDANRYPLPVIGERTQGNRKIGLGVMGFADMLILLGIPYDSEEALQLAEDVMRFILEEGVKTSRELARERGPFPNFPGSVFDEKAEPPIRNATTTTVAPTGTISIIAGCSSGIEPLFAVAFTRRVLDGEELVEIHPLFEEMAVQRGFYSQELMKMVATHGSVQGIPEVPGDVKRLFMTALDIDPEWHVRMQAAFQKYTHNAVSKTINLRHSASVEDVAKIYRMAYELGCKGLTVFRTGSRESQVLNVGPKKEQPKEIEPRPRPQVTRGRTERVKTGCGNLYVTINEDSVGLCEVFASMGKSGGCAASQSEAVARLVSIALRSGVKPESIIKELRGIRCPSPSWQNGGMVLSCADALGIVMADYLNDGRAPDNPHEFFVASSDQLQYHMGACPECGGHVRHEAGCVTCMFCGYSKC encoded by the coding sequence GTGAAGGTGTCCTCCAATGCCAGGACGGTCCTGGAGAAGCGTTATCTGAAGAAGGTGGACGGCAAGGTGGTGGAGACCCCTGAGGACATGCTCAGGAGGGTATCCCGGAACATTGCCGAGTCCGAGCTCTTGTACGGCGCATCCGCCAGTGATGTCGAAGCCCTATCTGAACGTTTCTTCGAGGTCATGGACGAATTGGACTTCATGCCCAACTCGCCTACCCTGATGAATGCCGGCAGGGACCTCCAGCAGCTATCGGCCTGCTTCGTACTGCCCATCGAGGACTCTATGGAGAGCATATTCGAGAGTGTCAAGAACATGGCCGTGATCCAGAAGAGCGGCGGGGGAACGGGGTTCTCCTTCTCGCGACTCCGTCCCAAATGCGACCAGGTCAAATCCACCGGTGGTGTAGCCAGCGGCCCCATATCCTTCCTCAAGGTCTTCAACGCCTCTACTGATGCCATAAAGCAAGGGGGCACCAGGAGGGGCGCGAACATGGGCATCCTCAGGTTTGATCACCCGGATATCATGGAATTCATCACATGCAAGGAGAACAACGCGGACATCACAAACTTCAATATATCTGTGGGTATCACTGAGGAGTTCATGAGGAAGGCCGAGGCTGACGAGGAGTACGACCTCATCAACCCAAGGGATGGCAGCGTATCTGGAAGCCTCAGGGCAAAAGAGGTGTTCCAGAAGATCGTTGAGGGTGCCTGGCGTAACGGAGAGCCGGGCATCGTGTTCATGGACAGGCTCAACCGGGACAACCCCACCCCGCTACTTGGCGACATTGAGAGCACCAATCCTTGCGTCACTGGGGATACCCTGGTTTCCACGGATAAGGGGCTGCTGAGGGCAGGCAGTCTTCGGCCTGGAATGAGAATCATTACACCCGAAGGGCCGAGGCCCATAACCCGGGTGATCAACAACGGTGTGCAGCAGGTCTACCGCATCAGGACCACTTCGGGCCTGGAACTCAGGGTGACCGGTGACCACAAGTTCAGGGTGACTGGGCGGGGCTGGGTGCCCGCCTCCCAGTTGAGGGCAGGGGACGGCCTGGAGGTCCTGGCAGGCACGGGCTCTTCGTCATCCTCAAGCCTCCCTCCCGGTGTGAACGTGATGGGATTGAGGGAGAGGAATGGTTTTTGCCTTCCACTGGAGAACTGCGAGGAGTACGGTTTCATGCTGGGCCTGGTGGCGGATGGGAAGCACCACTCCGGACAAGCCCATCTGGCCTTTGGCAGTGACCAGAGACACCTTCTGGAAAGGGCCCTGGCCATACTCAAGGCTTGGAGCGTTGATTGCTCCACCCGGCAGGTGGGCAGGACCACAGTGCTCACAGCCCCTGGCTCCCTGGGCAAGGTATGGAAGGCCTTCGGGGCTGGGTCCCAGGGGGTGCCAAGCGCGGTCCTGGCGGCGCCCCGCAATGTGCAGCAGGCCTTCGTTGAGGCCCTCTTCCAGTACATGGGCTGGCGGGACGGCCAGGGGAACCTGCACCTTTCAGGGGCTCCATCCTTCCTCAGTGACCTGAAGACCCTTCTTGTTGTCCTTGGAGTTAGGTCCTCCGTGAGTGCCTTCACCCGCGAGGGCCTCATGGTTGAAGGGGGAGTCTCCCTGGTAGAGAGGACCTGCCATATGCTGGTCCCCGGAGGCGACCTTGGCGGGCTTTCCGAACCGGAGGTATGGGTGGACGCCCTGGAGAGCGTTGACCCGGACGGAGAGGAAGAAGTATTCGACGTCACCGAGCCCGAGACGCTGACCTGGGTAACCAACGGCATCATCTCACTGGATTGCGGTGAGCAACCCCTGCTGCCCTACGAGTCATGCTTTGCCCCGGAGACCAGGATCCTTACGGAAGAGGGCTGGGAGCGGGTTGAAGACGCCTACCAGCGCCAGTGCTCCGGCCAGGCTGTCCAGGTACAAACCGACCAGCGGTTGGGGGAAGGTGAGGCTCCGGCCTTGAAGCCAGCCACCCTCGTGAGGGTGGGGGAGCGGGAAGTCATGAGGCTGGAGCTGCAGAACGGCCTCACCCTCAGGGCCACCCCTGACCACAGGGTCCTCACGGAAAGGGGCTGGGTCCCCATAGAGGAACTCACAGGGGAGGACCAGGTGATCATCCTCAGCCAGGCCTGCCCTGCTGGCATTGCCGGTGAGCCTTGGAGTGGCGATACAGGCCAGGGGGTGCCCAGTGCAGTGATGACGGGCTCCCAGTCCCAGCAGGCAGCCTACCTCCGCAGCCTGTTCCAGCTCAGGGGATCGGTGTCCCAGCATCGAGGCACGGTATCACTCAGGACAGATTCCGAGGAAATGGCCAGGGATATCCAGCTCCTTTTGCTGGGGCTGGGGATAGACTCCAGCGTGAAGAGTCACGGCACATCCCGGCGCCGGCGCCACATCCAGATCACCCTGGCGGGAATGCAGGCGTTCCTCAGCACGGTGGGGTTCCCGGACTCCAGGGCAGGCCAGGTAGAGGCCTGGTTGAACTCAACCCAGCGAAGGCGGTCGCAGAAGGGCAAGTCCCGGGTGCGCTCGGTAGTGAACGACGGCAGAACAGTGGTGTATGATGCCTCTGAACCGGTCACCCACTCCCTCATCGCCCAGGGTATGGTGGCCCACAACTGCAACCTGGGCTCCATCAACCTTGCCCGGATGGTGGACATGCCCGGGGAGAAGCCTGCCGTTGACTACCGGAAGCTGGGGGAGATCGTATCCCTGGCCGTCCGGTTCCTGGATGATGTCATAGACGCCAATCGCTACCCGCTCCCGGTAATTGGGGAGCGTACACAGGGCAACCGGAAGATCGGGCTTGGGGTCATGGGTTTCGCCGACATGCTTATCCTCCTGGGTATCCCCTACGATTCCGAGGAAGCCCTGCAGCTGGCCGAGGATGTAATGAGGTTTATCCTGGAGGAGGGTGTGAAGACCTCACGGGAACTGGCCCGGGAGCGAGGACCCTTCCCCAACTTCCCGGGCAGCGTCTTTGACGAGAAGGCGGAGCCGCCCATACGGAATGCCACAACCACAACTGTGGCTCCCACGGGTACCATCAGCATCATAGCGGGGTGCTCCAGCGGCATCGAACCCCTCTTTGCCGTGGCCTTTACCAGGAGGGTCCTGGATGGCGAGGAACTGGTTGAGATCCATCCACTGTTTGAGGAGATGGCAGTCCAGAGGGGCTTCTACAGCCAGGAGCTCATGAAGATGGTGGCGACGCACGGTTCGGTGCAAGGGATCCCCGAGGTTCCCGGGGACGTGAAGCGCCTGTTCATGACTGCCCTGGACATTGACCCTGAGTGGCATGTAAGGATGCAGGCGGCCTTCCAGAAGTATACCCACAATGCGGTGTCCAAGACCATCAACCTGCGCCACTCGGCATCCGTCGAGGACGTGGCGAAGATCTACAGGATGGCCTACGAACTTGGGTGCAAGGGGCTCACCGTGTTCAGGACCGGCAGCCGCGAGTCACAGGTGCTCAATGTTGGTCCCAAGAAGGAGCAGCCCAAGGAGATCGAGCCCAGGCCGCGGCCGCAGGTGACTCGCGGCAGGACTGAGAGGGTGAAGACGGGCTGCGGTAACCTCTACGTCACCATAAACGAGGATTCGGTGGGTCTTTGCGAGGTATTCGCCTCCATGGGCAAGTCAGGGGGGTGCGCGGCCTCCCAGTCCGAGGCCGTGGCGCGACTGGTTTCCATCGCGCTGCGCTCAGGGGTGAAGCCGGAGTCCATAATCAAGGAACTCCGGGGCATCCGCTGCCCGTCGCCTTCCTGGCAGAACGGGGGGATGGTGCTCTCGTGCGCGGATGCCCTGGGTATAGTCATGGCTGACTACCTCAACGATGGCCGGGCTCCGGACAACCCCCATGAGTTCTTTGTGGCCAGCAGTGACCAGCTGCAGTATCACATGGGGGCGTGCCCAGAGTGCGGGGGCCATGTAAGGCACGAGGCAGGCTGTGTCACGTGCATGTTCTGCGGGTACTCAAAGTGCTAG